In one Oleidesulfovibrio alaskensis DSM 16109 genomic region, the following are encoded:
- a CDS encoding DUF4198 domain-containing protein, which produces MVHWFSRVNGKGVLRRAMVRGAVACSLVAATYGMALAHFGMVIPSASVAVEKDQAALSLQVSFSHPMELQGMDMAAPQEFAVIADGRKTDLTGGLEAATVMGHKAWKAEYQIKRPGVAQFYVIPRLYWEPAEDCYIQHLTKTYVASFGEEEGWDVPAGLRTEIVPLTRPFANYAGNVFQGRVLMEGKPVAGAVVEVEYYNKEGRYAAPNEYFVTQSVLTDADGVFTYAVPWAGWWGFAALNTAPEKIDYNGEKKDLELGAVLWTEFLEPMKK; this is translated from the coding sequence ATGGTACATTGGTTTTCACGGGTAAACGGCAAGGGTGTTCTGCGGCGCGCCATGGTGCGCGGTGCGGTTGCATGTTCGCTTGTAGCGGCCACATACGGCATGGCACTGGCACACTTCGGCATGGTTATTCCTTCCGCTTCTGTGGCGGTGGAAAAAGATCAGGCAGCTCTCAGCCTTCAGGTGTCTTTTTCTCACCCCATGGAACTGCAGGGCATGGATATGGCCGCCCCGCAGGAATTTGCCGTGATTGCCGACGGCCGTAAAACCGACCTGACCGGCGGGCTGGAAGCTGCCACCGTCATGGGGCACAAGGCGTGGAAAGCTGAGTACCAGATCAAACGTCCGGGCGTGGCCCAGTTTTATGTCATCCCCCGGCTGTACTGGGAACCGGCCGAAGATTGTTACATCCAGCATCTTACCAAAACCTATGTGGCCAGCTTCGGCGAAGAGGAAGGTTGGGACGTTCCTGCCGGTCTGCGCACTGAAATAGTGCCGCTGACAAGGCCCTTTGCAAACTACGCCGGTAATGTGTTTCAGGGCCGGGTACTGATGGAAGGCAAGCCTGTGGCCGGTGCTGTGGTGGAGGTGGAGTATTACAATAAAGAAGGCAGATATGCCGCTCCCAACGAATATTTTGTTACGCAGTCGGTACTGACCGACGCGGACGGCGTGTTCACATATGCCGTGCCGTGGGCTGGCTGGTGGGGATTTGCCGCACTGAATACTGCTCCTGAAAAAATTGACTACAACGGCGAGAAAAAAGACCTTGAACTCGGGGCCGTATTGTGGACAGAGTTTCTTGAACCGATGAAAAAATAA
- the cbiM gene encoding cobalt transporter CbiM, which yields MHISEGVLSAPVLLCGAAVAAAGIAAGLRRMDYDRLMTVALLSAAFFVGSLIHIPVGPASAHLILNGLLGAVLGWAAFPAIFTALLLQAVLFQYGGLTILGVNTATMASAAVLCFYLFSPLMRRQGRWRLLGGFCCGACGVLFAGLFTAASLAFSDEGFRHAAGMILVAHIPVMVVEGIITALTVSFLARARPEVLHMNAGKQR from the coding sequence ATGCACATATCGGAAGGGGTACTTTCAGCACCGGTTTTGCTGTGCGGTGCCGCCGTGGCGGCGGCGGGCATCGCGGCGGGACTGCGCAGGATGGACTATGACCGCCTGATGACCGTGGCGCTGCTTTCGGCCGCTTTTTTTGTGGGATCCCTCATCCATATACCGGTGGGGCCGGCCAGCGCACATCTTATTCTTAACGGGCTGCTGGGCGCAGTGCTCGGTTGGGCGGCCTTTCCGGCCATATTCACCGCACTGCTGCTGCAGGCCGTGCTTTTTCAGTACGGCGGGCTGACCATTCTGGGCGTGAACACGGCAACCATGGCTTCTGCCGCGGTGCTGTGCTTCTATCTTTTTTCTCCGCTTATGCGCAGGCAGGGGCGCTGGCGGCTGCTGGGCGGTTTTTGCTGCGGGGCGTGCGGCGTGCTGTTTGCAGGGCTGTTCACAGCGGCAAGTCTTGCGTTTTCTGATGAAGGCTTCCGCCATGCTGCCGGCATGATTCTGGTGGCGCATATTCCCGTCATGGTGGTGGAAGGCATCATCACCGCTCTTACTGTTTCGTTTCTGGCCCGCGCGCGGCCTGAAGTGCTGCATATGAATGCCGGAAAACAGCGTTGA
- the cbiQ gene encoding cobalt ECF transporter T component CbiQ: MFDEPFSRGTSLLHRLDPRIKLTAAFVLSCIVAVAARRDVALAALCAAAFLAVWSRPPVRPLLGRLAAVNVFVLFLWVVLPFTYGGVQTDEGVFAVSRAGVDMALLVTLKSNAIVLLFIACVATSDAAAVGHALCRLGVPRKLVFLFLFTYRYVHVLLQEYERLRTAARLRGFVPGTGLHTYGTLANMLGMVILRSLDRSQRVYEAMILRGFDGRFHSLCTLRLHRRDVVFGCGAAVAACMLVYAEFAGGLHVI, from the coding sequence ATGTTTGATGAACCTTTCAGCCGCGGCACCAGCCTGTTGCATCGTCTTGATCCCCGCATAAAGCTGACCGCGGCTTTTGTGCTGTCGTGCATTGTTGCCGTGGCCGCCCGCCGCGATGTGGCGCTGGCGGCGCTGTGCGCGGCGGCTTTTCTGGCCGTGTGGTCGCGCCCGCCCGTGCGGCCGTTGCTCGGCCGTCTTGCGGCGGTGAATGTCTTTGTGCTGTTTTTGTGGGTCGTGCTGCCCTTTACATACGGCGGTGTGCAGACGGATGAAGGCGTATTCGCGGTATCCCGCGCCGGGGTGGACATGGCGCTGCTTGTCACTCTGAAATCCAACGCCATCGTGTTGCTTTTCATTGCCTGTGTGGCCACATCGGACGCGGCGGCTGTGGGGCATGCGTTGTGCAGGCTGGGGGTGCCGCGCAAGCTGGTGTTTCTTTTTCTTTTCACGTACCGCTATGTGCATGTGCTGCTGCAGGAATATGAGCGCCTGCGCACGGCTGCCCGGCTGCGCGGTTTTGTGCCCGGTACCGGACTGCATACATACGGTACTCTGGCCAATATGCTGGGCATGGTCATCCTGCGCAGTCTCGACCGGTCGCAGCGGGTGTACGAAGCCATGATTCTGCGCGGGTTTGACGGTCGTTTTCATTCATTGTGCACTTTACGGTTGCACCGGCGTGATGTTGTTTTCGGCTGCGGTGCGGCTGTGGCGGCCTGTATGCTTGTTTATGCGGAATTTGCCGGAGGACTGCATGTCATCTGA
- a CDS encoding energy-coupling factor ABC transporter ATP-binding protein, producing MSSETALLQLRGVRYRYPGAENDVLAGIDFALHRHDRLGLYGPNGSGKTTFLHTIMGLVCPRQGEVLFEGRSVRSEKDFRAVRSRIGLLLQNADDQLFCPTVLEDVAFGPLNLGMAPERAAEHARQTLAALGLKGFDSRLTHRLSGGEKKLVSLAAVLAMQPDALLLDEPTNGLDPATRLHIIDILNSLDAALIIISHDWDFLHRTVSQYLTLKAGHLVHDPEMVPHHHAHAHPHGGEPHAHS from the coding sequence ATGTCATCTGAAACTGCTTTGCTGCAACTGCGCGGGGTCCGTTACCGGTATCCGGGAGCGGAAAATGACGTGCTGGCCGGTATTGATTTTGCGCTGCACCGCCATGACCGCCTCGGGCTGTACGGCCCGAACGGTTCGGGTAAAACCACTTTTCTGCATACCATAATGGGGTTGGTGTGCCCCCGGCAGGGTGAAGTGCTGTTCGAAGGACGCAGCGTCCGGTCGGAAAAAGACTTCCGCGCGGTGCGCAGCCGGATAGGCCTGTTGCTGCAGAATGCGGACGATCAGCTTTTTTGCCCCACCGTGCTGGAAGATGTGGCATTCGGGCCGCTCAATCTGGGCATGGCTCCTGAACGGGCCGCGGAACATGCGCGGCAGACACTGGCCGCGCTGGGGCTGAAGGGCTTTGACAGCCGCCTGACACACAGACTGTCAGGTGGTGAGAAAAAGCTTGTTTCTCTGGCCGCGGTGCTGGCCATGCAGCCGGACGCACTGTTGCTTGATGAACCCACAAACGGTCTTGATCCGGCAACACGCCTGCATATTATTGATATTTTGAACAGTCTGGACGCCGCTCTTATCATCATATCTCACGACTGGGATTTTCTGCACCGTACGGTGTCACAGTATCTTACTCTGAAAGCCGGACACCTTGTGCATGATCCGGAAATGGTGCCCCACCATCACGCACACGCCCACCCGCACGGGGGCGAACCCCACGCACACAGCTGA
- a CDS encoding substrate-binding periplasmic protein, whose amino-acid sequence MLFFIACAPLNGAAEEKPLPRSIVAGAIITPPWIMGTEEARTTGYCTAVFTEAFRRIQTRLITLPMTKPRLQSSLAKGKIHAVLCSSRSWHPNLTLPMAESLPVGQSGNIILMRRSSAVPVRSPQDLAGRTMAARLGYFFPAEYEEAFKRRTIRRVDVTSGLSGLHMLLAGRVDAVIMEENEAEWLLWQEKQEHAVVIVYRFSALTPLALLLSGPEQRLMPAVNNALRHMQQDGTIQALRTRYLQKHLESID is encoded by the coding sequence ATGCTGTTTTTTATTGCCTGCGCGCCCCTGAACGGCGCAGCCGAAGAAAAACCGCTTCCGCGGTCAATTGTGGCCGGAGCAATCATAACTCCCCCATGGATCATGGGCACGGAAGAAGCCCGCACGACCGGATACTGTACCGCCGTGTTCACCGAGGCGTTCAGGCGCATACAGACAAGGCTCATCACCCTGCCCATGACAAAACCGCGCCTGCAGAGCTCGCTTGCAAAGGGAAAAATTCATGCAGTGCTGTGTTCTTCGCGTTCATGGCACCCCAATCTGACATTGCCCATGGCAGAAAGCCTGCCCGTCGGACAATCGGGCAATATAATCCTGATGCGCAGAAGCAGCGCCGTTCCTGTCCGTTCGCCGCAGGATCTGGCTGGCAGAACCATGGCCGCACGGCTGGGGTACTTTTTTCCCGCAGAGTACGAAGAAGCCTTTAAGCGGCGCACCATACGCAGGGTGGATGTGACAAGCGGACTGAGCGGGCTGCATATGCTGCTGGCGGGAAGAGTGGATGCTGTCATCATGGAAGAAAACGAAGCTGAATGGCTGCTGTGGCAGGAAAAGCAGGAACATGCCGTGGTCATCGTCTACCGTTTTTCTGCGCTTACCCCGCTTGCTCTGCTGCTTTCAGGACCGGAGCAGCGGCTCATGCCGGCTGTCAACAACGCGTTGCGCCACATGCAGCAGGACGGCACCATACAGGCTCTGCGCACCCGCTATCTGCAGAAGCATCTGGAATCCATTGACTGA
- a CDS encoding nitroreductase family protein, which produces MPDITIATERCIGCAECARDCPTGIIRMENGIPAVAPRREKRCIGCLHCVTVCPCGALSFRGVTPESCTPLKNRFPQPEALEILMKGRRSVRRFLPEAVDSALIRRTVDAAAHAPSGKNQRGLLFTVVDDPQTMNRLRHDTVEAVREALADGCSHPQTAFFQAALARWDTGTDIIFRNAPHLLWVTAPRTNTTAQADVHVALTYFELMAAACGLGTLWCGFATWAMSEIAPRIARGLGIPEAHTSGYVMLFGKPAVRYHRTAERGCDGFNRVVWPPAT; this is translated from the coding sequence GTGCCGGACATTACCATAGCCACAGAACGCTGCATCGGGTGCGCAGAGTGCGCGCGCGACTGTCCCACAGGCATCATCCGCATGGAAAACGGCATACCCGCCGTTGCCCCGCGGAGGGAAAAACGCTGTATCGGCTGTCTGCACTGCGTTACCGTCTGTCCCTGCGGTGCTCTTTCTTTCCGCGGTGTAACACCCGAATCCTGCACCCCGCTCAAAAACCGCTTTCCCCAACCCGAAGCGCTTGAAATTCTGATGAAAGGCAGACGCTCTGTCCGGCGCTTTCTGCCCGAAGCGGTGGACAGCGCACTCATCCGCAGAACCGTTGACGCCGCGGCGCATGCTCCTTCGGGCAAAAATCAGCGGGGGCTGCTGTTCACTGTTGTTGATGACCCGCAGACCATGAACAGACTGCGGCATGACACCGTGGAAGCCGTGCGTGAAGCTCTCGCAGACGGGTGCAGCCATCCGCAGACCGCATTCTTTCAGGCCGCGCTGGCCCGCTGGGACACGGGGACCGACATCATTTTCCGCAATGCCCCCCATCTGCTGTGGGTAACGGCGCCGCGCACAAACACCACCGCACAGGCCGATGTTCATGTTGCACTGACGTATTTTGAACTGATGGCCGCTGCCTGCGGACTGGGTACACTGTGGTGCGGTTTCGCCACCTGGGCCATGAGCGAAATAGCCCCCCGCATAGCCCGCGGGCTGGGCATACCCGAAGCCCATACGTCAGGCTATGTCATGTTGTTCGGCAAACCGGCCGTACGTTACCACCGCACTGCGGAACGCGGCTGCGATGGCTTCAACCGCGTGGTCTGGCCTCCGGCCACATAA
- a CDS encoding chemotaxis protein CheX yields MSSKYDVRFINPFLSAVIDVLGTMAMVQATPGKPYINTKRVAVGDVTGLIGINGQATGVISLTLEEKCILHIVSNMLGEEYSRINDDIADAVGELTNMIAGQARAHLANEGLKFQASTPTVIIGKNHTLSHVNKEPILAIPFTTPQGQLVVEMSIGAIEE; encoded by the coding sequence ATGAGCAGTAAATATGATGTCCGCTTCATAAACCCGTTTCTCAGCGCAGTCATTGACGTGCTGGGCACCATGGCCATGGTGCAGGCTACGCCGGGCAAGCCATATATCAACACTAAAAGAGTAGCCGTGGGTGATGTTACCGGCCTTATCGGCATCAACGGCCAGGCCACCGGTGTCATTTCGCTCACGCTTGAAGAAAAATGCATTCTGCACATCGTCAGCAACATGCTGGGCGAAGAGTATTCACGCATCAACGATGACATAGCCGATGCCGTAGGCGAACTGACCAACATGATCGCAGGACAGGCCCGCGCGCACCTTGCCAACGAAGGGCTGAAGTTTCAGGCTTCCACCCCCACGGTCATCATCGGAAAAAATCACACGCTGAGCCACGTCAACAAAGAACCCATTCTCGCCATCCCCTTCACCACGCCTCAGGGGCAGCTGGTGGTGGAAATGTCCATAGGCGCCATCGAAGAATAG
- a CDS encoding HDOD domain-containing protein → MSQNASNDHMALSEDYVRNFFTYADPDNEAMLQLYRIGVFRTAKALSAGWIMPDEDARTARNLEYLRDNFEPGDVSVGELVSSETQLASFPDIYFRIRKVLDSPNSSADDISREISNDLGLTAKLLKLVNSPFYGLAHTVEDVSHAIAIVGVEEVSTLALGISAINVFKDIPQELIDMKAFWKHSVSCGVFAKLIASRIEGMKADKFFTAGLLHDVGRLIIFKKMPYASVQLLLYARENQLPVVESEEDHLGFDHTQVAKQLLTEWKFPASMVDCLAFHHAPSQAQDQLAASILQLADNMANAMEISSGGMYLLPGMEEGAWERIPLQGDDLVEIVGLFDSHIEELFKAIL, encoded by the coding sequence ATGAGCCAAAACGCATCAAACGACCACATGGCCCTTAGCGAGGACTATGTTAGAAATTTCTTCACATATGCCGATCCGGACAACGAAGCCATGCTTCAGCTGTACCGCATCGGAGTTTTCCGCACGGCAAAAGCGCTCTCTGCAGGGTGGATAATGCCCGACGAGGACGCCCGCACCGCGCGCAATCTGGAATACCTGCGTGACAACTTCGAACCGGGCGACGTGTCCGTGGGAGAGCTTGTCTCCAGCGAAACGCAGCTTGCCTCGTTTCCGGACATCTACTTCCGCATCCGTAAAGTGCTCGATTCGCCCAACAGCTCGGCTGACGACATCAGCCGCGAAATCAGCAACGATCTTGGCCTGACAGCCAAGCTGCTCAAGCTGGTGAACAGCCCGTTTTACGGTCTTGCACACACCGTCGAGGATGTAAGCCACGCCATAGCCATAGTGGGAGTGGAAGAAGTTTCCACGCTGGCGCTGGGTATATCCGCCATCAATGTGTTCAAGGATATCCCGCAGGAACTCATCGACATGAAAGCCTTCTGGAAGCATTCTGTAAGCTGCGGCGTGTTTGCCAAGCTCATCGCTTCGCGCATAGAAGGCATGAAGGCCGACAAATTTTTCACCGCCGGTCTGCTGCATGATGTGGGCAGGCTGATAATCTTTAAAAAAATGCCTTACGCCTCGGTTCAGCTGCTGCTCTACGCCCGCGAAAATCAGCTGCCGGTGGTGGAAAGCGAAGAAGATCATCTGGGCTTTGACCACACGCAGGTGGCCAAACAGCTGCTTACCGAATGGAAGTTTCCGGCATCCATGGTGGACTGTCTGGCTTTTCACCATGCCCCTTCGCAGGCGCAGGACCAGCTTGCGGCTTCAATTCTGCAGCTGGCTGACAATATGGCCAATGCCATGGAAATATCTTCCGGGGGCATGTACCTGCTGCCCGGCATGGAAGAAGGAGCATGGGAACGCATTCCCCTGCAGGGTGATGACCTTGTGGAAATCGTCGGACTCTTCGACTCGCATATCGAGGAACTCTTCAAAGCCATTCTGTAA
- a CDS encoding CheR family methyltransferase has translation MSLFSSSKLGSGTRTGGGATAAPAGVTGGLASGITSGRLPTRQLGLRKTAKITDEEFEKLADFIYNKTGISISIKRKYLLENRLGARLSELGLKTFKEYYDYLQLDKNRAAEMEVICEKVTTNETSFYRDARQLGIFQNEILKETLAKQEALGRKELFIWSAGCSSGEEPYTLAIMLHEALGMSIIGWNIRITANDLSPAMLRLARAGVYTDYALRTTPKGIIAKYFDKVDAGYQVKPRVQKLVQFGPVNLSDPASTRRVPRSHIVFCRNVIIYFDDAMKKKAITAFYDNLLPGGHLFLGHSESIHKLSTAFRPVPKPGAICYKKEE, from the coding sequence ATGTCTCTTTTCTCCTCCAGCAAGCTCGGTTCCGGTACGCGCACCGGTGGCGGAGCAACGGCTGCGCCCGCCGGCGTCACAGGGGGGCTTGCCAGCGGCATCACCTCCGGCAGACTGCCCACACGGCAGCTCGGCCTGCGCAAAACTGCCAAGATAACCGACGAAGAATTCGAAAAACTGGCCGACTTCATTTACAACAAAACCGGCATCAGTATTTCCATCAAACGCAAATACCTGCTTGAAAACAGACTCGGCGCGCGCCTGAGTGAGCTGGGTCTGAAGACATTCAAAGAATATTACGACTATCTGCAGCTGGACAAGAACAGAGCGGCGGAAATGGAGGTCATCTGTGAAAAGGTGACCACCAACGAAACCAGTTTTTACCGCGATGCGCGCCAGCTGGGCATCTTTCAGAACGAAATACTGAAAGAGACTCTGGCCAAGCAGGAAGCACTGGGCCGCAAGGAACTGTTCATATGGTCCGCCGGCTGTTCTTCGGGCGAAGAGCCTTACACGCTTGCTATCATGCTGCACGAGGCGCTGGGCATGTCCATCATCGGATGGAACATACGCATAACGGCCAATGACCTTTCGCCCGCCATGCTGCGGCTGGCCCGTGCCGGCGTGTATACCGACTATGCCCTGCGCACCACGCCTAAAGGCATCATAGCAAAATACTTCGACAAGGTTGATGCAGGCTATCAGGTGAAGCCCCGCGTGCAAAAGCTGGTACAATTCGGCCCCGTCAATCTGAGCGACCCTGCGTCCACCCGCCGCGTACCCCGCTCGCACATTGTCTTCTGCCGCAATGTCATCATCTACTTTGATGATGCCATGAAGAAAAAGGCCATCACCGCGTTTTACGACAACCTGCTGCCCGGCGGTCACCTTTTCCTCGGCCACTCGGAAAGCATACACAAACTTTCCACGGCGTTCAGGCCCGTGCCCAAGCCCGGTGCCATCTGCTACAAAAAGGAAGAGTAA